In Triticum urartu cultivar G1812 chromosome 6, Tu2.1, whole genome shotgun sequence, the following proteins share a genomic window:
- the LOC125514794 gene encoding uncharacterized protein LOC125514794, translating to MRTSAATSSPRDGGSGALTPAQGDMGSGGARRHFFPLTSLQIGDLQSYLAELTIFLCPDTKKFLIFLDNRPWLLDQNTKPAHLWQLMVTKSRFSPFANTRTRRKRDEGGHKLVFSEFPTSAPRVWNQSSRWYTLIDDTMRKKKLQVNKLKDSRLLNRELHRTLYGFIIFEVDWADVRGINYLNELQTDTSMVVEAKIMKRWEFDSVNQASSLITSWFSGNYSECQLLQDYLNSISPKGDVFYDALDDLTPELWDTESVKSDGDDSGDCVRVSSSSTSSSYTPPPCSGPYKRRRITRSDAGSDMSEEPYSEFVTSPRYSSYSSSSCYSDNDSGKPLVEPNTYKDVLILFRFNDHDLPFRLKEVILSDVRLLTLLEYGLPSWVIFLQSYPVFCKIYRPWMCPLVRALYVLMSLITVLIGFYDLYKNVPMLKATASRLFGPLFDWIETWEMISRLKYLGTMLFLNNFQQAFTWSLKIVRATKSVLSVLTKPIMGPLLEVLEFTLPLWNLCAETVEYLSSAAMVAMETSFSAVISTVQMIMWPFWFIFSTMFNIANSILYPVIWFVGEILAAPFRLVVALASFVADFFDDIVDVLRQTWSTLSSLYQVGSASRAPALTSETSIWGSLWKDLLYQIFRAVRSILYGFVAFFSTCNRHRLSIYNHIEVLLRRLSRALNGTRHTSSCEGAQKYTSQDHPQRKTKTR from the exons ATGCGGACAAGCGCGGCCACGTCGTCGCCACGGGATGGCGGCTCCGGGGCTCTGACCCCCGCCCAG GGCGACATGGGGAGCGGCGGCGCCAGGCGGCATTTCTTCCCGCTCACCAGCTTGCAAATCGG GGATTTACAGTCATATCTTGCAGAGCTCACTATATTTTTGTGCCCCGATACCAAGAAGTTCCTTATATTCCTTGACAACCGTCCATGGTTGCTAGATCAGAATACAAAACCTGCTCACCTGTGGCAATTGATGGTTACCAAG TCAAGATTTTCTCCTTTCGCGAACACTAGAACTAGGAGAAAGAGAGATGAAGGTGGACATAAGCTTGTATTTTCAGAATTCCCAACATCTGCTCCACGTGTGTGGAATCAATCATCCAGATGGTATACTCTGATTGATGATACCATGCGGAAAAAGAAGCTTCAAGTAAATAAATTGAAGGATTCTCGCCTGCTGAATAGGGAGCTGCATCGGACATTATATGGTTTTATTATTTTTGAGGTAGACTGGGCTGATGTGCGTGGCATTAATTATTTGAATGAGCTTCAG ACTGATACATCAATGGTGGTCGAAGCTAAAATAATGAAGAGATGGGAATTCGATAGTGTCAATCAAGCTTCATCTTTAATCACTTCTTGGTTCTCAGGGAATTACTCAGAGTGTCAGCTCTTACAAGATTATTTAAATAGCATCTCTCCTAAAG GTGATGTTTTTTATGATGCCCTAGATGACTTAACACCTGAATTATGGGACACTGAGAGTGTAAAGAGCGACGGTGATGATTCTGGAGATTGTGTTAGGGTGTCGTCAAGTTCCACAAGCTCATCATACACCCCACCACCTTGCTCTGGACCTTACAAGAGAAGAAGGATAACAAGATCTGATGCTGGAAGTGATATGTCTGAGGAACCATACTCAGAATTTGTGACCTCACCAAGATATTCATCATATTCATCTTCATCATGTTACAGTGATAATGACAGTGGCAAGCCACTGGTGGAGCCTAACACATACAAGGATGTGCTGATCTTGTTCCGATTCAACGATCATGATCTGCCGTTCAGACTAAAGGAAGTTATACTGTCTGATGTGAGGCTCTTAACATTACTTGAGTATGGTCTTCCTTCATGGGTCATTTTTCTTCAGTCATATCCAGTGTTCTGCAAGATATATCGCCCATGGATGTGTCCTCTAGTCAGAGCACTATACGTCTTGATGTCATTGATTACTGTTCTTATAGGATTTTATGACCTCTACAAGAATGTACCAATGTTGAAGGCAACTGCCTCTAGATTATTTGGCCCTTTGTTTGATTGGATAGAGACATGGGAAATGATCTCAAGGCTTAAGTATCTCGGAACCATGCTTTTTCTGAACAATTTCCAACAGGCTTTTACATGGTCTCTTAAGATTGTACGTGCTACTAAGTCTGTTCTTAGTGTATTGACAAAGCCAATTATGGGGCCACTGTTGGAGGTTCTTGAATTTACCCTGCCACTATGGAACCTTTGTGCTGAAACAGTTGAATATCTCAGTTCAGCTGCAATGGTAGCGATGGAAACATCATTCAGTGCGGTTATCAGTACAGTGCAGATGATCATGTGGCCATTTTGGTTTATCTTCAGTACGATGTTTAATATAG CCAATTCAATCTTGTACCCTGTAATTTGGTTCGTCGGAGAGATACTAGCTGCACCTTTCCGACTTGTCGTTGCGCTAGCAAGTTTTGTAGCAGACTTCTTTGATGATATTGTTGATGTTTTAAGGCAGACCTGGTCAACATTAAGTTCGTTATATCAAGTTGGTTCTGCATCCAGAGCACCTGCGCTTACATCTGAAACTTCCATTTGGGGATCACTCTGGAAAGATCTTCTGTACCAG ATTTTCCGTGCAGTCCGGAGCATTTTGTACGGTTTTGTTGCCTTCTTTTCAACATGCAATAGGCATCGGCTCAG CATATACAACCACATAGAAGTTCTTCTCCGGCGCCTGTCCCGCGCCTTAAATGGCACGCGACATACCTCCTCTTGTGAAGGAGCTCAGAAGTATACTAGTCAAGATCATCCT CAAAGGAAAACCAAGACGAGATGA
- the LOC125514793 gene encoding putative transcription elongation factor SPT5 homolog 1 has product MSRRGREEEEEEEFEQVEEEEEADESEVEERGGKRSRGGGGKGSGVASFIDDAASEDDDEEEEDDDDDYEEGGGGRARGRRPSKRKRSILIDDMAQVDDDDGEEEEEDGYEEGFIDDDARADNPDEDVQRGSRRHFNPNPMDDTDDMENLEEMLKWKYRTQSHSDFDEEGLTEVEQQALLPSVKDPKLWMVKCAIGHERETALCLMQKFIDRQDLQIKSVVALEHLKNYIYVEAEKEAHVKEACKGLRNIFSSAKILLVPTKEMTDVLSVTSKSADLSRDTWVRLKLGIYKGDLAKVVEVDDVRQKVTVKLIPRLDLQALTDKLKGLKVAKKKSFIPPPRLFSTDEAREMNIPVERRRDKDSGEYFEMVGALKFEDGFLRKKVSIKSISTQNVKPSLDELEKFGRVGDDVNEDVARLSTLSRKKGHFMKGDAVVVVKGDLKDIRGCVEKVEDSIVHIRPTRSDLPKTLAFSEKDLCKYFNPGDHVKVAFGVQEGVTGMVVKVEGHVLTILSDTSKEHIRVFADHVVESSEVTTGLTRIGDYESHDLVLLDNLSFGVIVRVESEAFQVLKGVPDKPEVVLVKLREIKYKIDRRTSAKDSKNNTVSTKDIVRVIEGPCKGKQGPVEHIHKGICFIHDRHHLEHSGFICAKAQSCVLVGGSVVNSSRMGVDTADPRLGAFRSPARILQSPGGLPPRGPYMNSGGRFGGGGRGGRGHDALVSRCIKIKSGPYKGYRGRVKEVNGALVRVELDSLMKIVTVKREDIADTANVGTPFRESRYSLGSETPMHPSRTPLYPIQTPMREPGATPICDGSQTPMHNQAWAPMSPPRDNQEDGNRGTWGSWGISPAYQPGTPVTRPFDAPTPGSGWESTSGTGFGDAPFNAPTPSAQPMTPIPASYLPGTPGGQLMTPGNAGMDAMSPMIGDEGGSNWLLPDVCVNVSRGDGSTNGVVKEVLLDGSCRVALGPSGSGDEVTALPDELEIIRPKKSDRVKIMNGSMRGVIGRLVGVDGSDGIVRVESPLDMKIVDLVILGKLAT; this is encoded by the exons aTGTCGCGCcgcggccgcgaggaggaggaggaggaggagttcgagcaggtagaggaggaggaggaggccgacgaGTCGGAGGTGGAGGAGAGGGGCGGCAAGCGGTCGCGCGGCGGCGGGGGGAAGGGCTCGGGCGTCGCGAGCTTCATCGACGACGCGGCCagcgaggacgacgacgaggaggaagaggatgacgacgacgactacgaggagggcggcggcggtcGCGCCCGCGGCCGCCGGCCCAGCAAGAGGAAGCGGTCGATCCTGATCGACGACATGGCGCAggtcgacgacgacgacggcgaggaggaggaggaggacggctACGAGGAAG GTTTTATTGATGATGATGCTCGGGCTGATAATCCTGACGAGGATGTGCAAAGGGGTTCTAGACGTCATTTCAATCCAAATCCAATGGATGATACAGACGACATGGAGAACTTGGAAGAGATGTTAAAATGGAAATATAGAACGCAATCACACTCTGATTTTGATGAAGAGGGTCTAACCGAGGTTGAACAGCAAGCTCTCCTGCCATCAGTGAAGGATCCAAAGCTCTGGATGGTGAAATGTGCG ATTGGACATGAGCGAGAGACAGCCCTTTGTCTAATGCAAAAGTTCATTGATAGGCAAGATCTCCAGATTAAGTCCGTCGTTGCATTGGAACACCTAAAGAATTACATTTATGTTGAAGCAGAGAAAGAAGCCCATGTCAAGGAG GCTTGCAAAGGTCTGCGGAACATCTTTTCTTCAGCAAAAATACTTCTGGTTCCTACAAAAGAAATGACTGATGTTCTCTCTGTCACGAGTAAGTCTGCTGATCTTTCAAGAGATACATGGGTCAGGTTGAAGCTTGGTATATATAAAGGGGATCTTGCTAAG GTTGTCGAAGTTGATGATGTGCGCCAAAAGGTTACTGTGAAGCTcattcctagattagatttacaAGCTTTGACAGATAAATTG AAAGGTCTTAAGGTTGCAAAGAAGAAGTCGTTTATTCCACCACCAAGGTTATTTAGTACCGACGAGGCGAG GGAGATGAACATTCCTGTAGAACGGAGGAGAGATAAAGATTCTGGGGAATACTTTGAGATGGTTGGCGCTTTAAAATTTGAAGATGGTTTCTTGCGCAAAAAAGTCTCGATAAAATCAATCAGCACACAGAATGTTAAGCCATCACTTGATGAATTGGAGAAATTcgggagagttggtgatgacgtgAATGAAGATGTGGCTAGATTGTCCACACTCAGCAGGAAGAAGGGACATTTTATGAAAGGCGATGCTGTAGTTGTTGTTAAAGGTGATCTCAAGGACATAAGGGGCTGTGTGGAGAAAGTAGAGGATTCTATTGTTCACATCCGACCAACACGATCTGATCTTCCG AAAACACTTGCCTTCAGTGAGAAAGATCTCTGCAAATATTTCAATCCCGGGGACCATGTAAAAGTGGCTTTTGGTGTTCAAGAAGGTGTGACAGGCATGGTAGTTAAAGTGGAAGGACATGTCTTGACCATTTTATCTGACACAAGCAAAGAACAT ATCCGTGTGTTTGCAGATCATGTTGTGGAGAGTTCTGAGGTCACGACGGGGCTTACCAGAATTGGTGATTATGAATCGCATGATCTTGTCCTTCTTGA CAATTTATCATTTGGTGTGATTGTAAGGGTGGAAAGCGAAGCATTTCAG GTTCTCAAAGGAGTGCCTGATAAACCTGAAGTGGTGCTTGTGAAACTGAGAGAAATAAAATACAAAATCGATCGGCGCACATCTGCAAAAGATAGCAAGAATAACACGGTGTCAACTAAGGATATTGTCAGGGTCATTGAGGGGCCATGCAAG GGAAAGCAAGGACCTGTGGAACATATACACAAAGGGATATGTTTTATACATGACCGCCACCACCTTGAACATTCAGGCTTTATCTGTGCAAAAGCACAATCGTGTGTCCTTGTTGGGGGATCGGTTGTCAACAGCAGCAGGATG ggtgtTGATACAGCAGATCCACGGCTTGGTGCTTTTAGATCTCCAGCAAGGATCTTGCAATCTCCTGGAGGGCTTCCGCCGAGAGGACCTTACATGAATT CTGGTGGAAGGTTTGGAGGAGGTGGTCGTGGTGGCAGAGGGCATGATGCCTTGGTGAGTAGATGCATCAAAATTAAATCTGGTCCCTACAAAGGATATCGTGGCCGTGTTAAAGAAGTGAATGGTGCACTTGTGCGTGTGGAGCTTGATTCACTTATGAAGATTGTCACAG TTAAGAGAGAGGATATTGCTGACACAGCGAATGTTGGGACACCATTCCG TGAATCTCGTTATTCATTGGGCAGTGAAACACCTATGCACCCATCTCGAACGCCATTGTATCCTATTCAAACTCCAATGCGAGAACCTGGAG CGACACCAATTTGTGATGGATCGCAAACTCCTATGCATAATCAAGCCTGGGCACCAATGAGTCCACCGAG GGATAACCAGGAAGATGGAAATCGTGGCACTTGGGGCTCTTGGGGGATCAGTCCAGCTTACCAG CCAGGAACTCCAGTAACTAGGCCATTTGATGCCCCCACTCCTGGATCAGGGTGGGAAAGTACCTCTGGAACTGGCTTTGGTGATGCTCCATTCAACGCTCCAACACCTAGTGCTCAACCAATGACCCCAATTCCTGCCTCTTATTTGCCTGGAACCCCTGGTGGCCAGCTAATGACCCCAGGGAATGCTGGAATGGACGCAATGTCTCCAATGATAG GGGATGAGGGCGGCAGTAATTGGCTCTTGCCAGATGTTTGCGTCAATGTGTCCAGAGGAGATGGTTCCACCAATGGTGTGGTGAAGGAAGTGCTCCTG GATGGATCTTGCCGTGTCGCACTTGGGCCATCAGGCAGTGGGGATGAAGTAACAGCTCTTCCAGACGAGCTCGAGATCATCAGGCCGAAGAAGAGCGACAGGGTCAAGATAATGAATGGCAGCATGCGTGGAGTTATAGGAAGACTGGTAGGAGTCGACGGGTCTGATGGGATTGTCCGGGTGGAAAGTCCGCTTGACATGAAAATAGTAGACCTGGTGATTTTGGGCAAACTAGCAACGTGA